The following coding sequences lie in one Halogeometricum rufum genomic window:
- a CDS encoding DoxX family membrane protein, translated as MLNRLLFVVARLAFGAKFARDGYDNLSNREDMVGYAESVGVPFADVLVPAASGLLLVGGVLLAVGLAPLFGVVAIAAFLLGVTPQMHDFWNMEGDRRADELDAFLRNASFLGAAIAFAVAMREGGEN; from the coding sequence ATGCTAAACCGTCTGCTGTTCGTCGTGGCGAGACTGGCGTTCGGCGCCAAGTTCGCTCGCGACGGTTACGACAACCTCTCGAACCGCGAAGACATGGTCGGCTACGCCGAGAGTGTCGGCGTCCCGTTCGCGGACGTGCTGGTCCCGGCGGCGAGCGGTCTGCTCCTCGTCGGCGGCGTCCTGCTCGCGGTCGGTCTCGCACCCCTGTTCGGCGTCGTCGCCATCGCCGCGTTCCTCCTCGGCGTGACGCCGCAGATGCACGACTTCTGGAACATGGAGGGCGACCGGCGGGCCGACGAGCTCGACGCCTTCCTCCGCAACGCCTCGTTCCTCGGCGCGGCCATCGCGTTCGCGGTGGCCATGCGCGAAGGCGGCGAAAACTGA
- a CDS encoding redoxin domain-containing protein — MLEIGDEAPDFTAPLANGDVESFTLSDRLDEAPLVLAFFPAAFTSTCTTEMCTFRDRMANFEDVGAAVYGVSIDTPFTLNEFRRQNDLNFALVSDTNREIIHDYDVSMDFDSLGVRNVAKRAVFVVDADETVSYAWVSDDPGAEPDYEEVAAAAESARN; from the coding sequence ATGCTCGAAATCGGAGACGAGGCCCCGGATTTCACCGCACCGCTCGCGAACGGCGACGTCGAGTCGTTCACGCTCTCTGACCGCCTCGACGAGGCCCCACTCGTCCTCGCGTTCTTCCCCGCCGCGTTCACGAGCACCTGCACGACGGAGATGTGCACGTTCCGCGACCGGATGGCGAACTTCGAGGACGTCGGCGCGGCGGTGTACGGCGTCAGCATCGACACGCCGTTCACGCTCAACGAGTTCCGCCGGCAGAACGACCTCAACTTCGCCCTCGTCAGCGACACGAACCGCGAGATAATCCACGACTACGACGTGTCGATGGACTTCGACTCGCTCGGCGTCCGGAACGTCGCAAAGCGCGCGGTGTTCGTCGTCGACGCCGACGAGACGGTGTCGTACGCGTGGGTGTCCGACGACCCCGGCGCGGAACCGGACTACGAGGAAGTCGCGGCGGCGGCGGAGTCGGCGCGGAACTGA
- a CDS encoding HD domain-containing protein: protein MAEATDDVTDNGGRKYDPEASHSFPDEKLNEILPTLLDDPEVNTYLKAQNVNAVTRKGYNDHGEKHIEIVRNRALRLYDLLKAGGVEFNGASEQGLNEEDEAVIVALAATIHDIGHVVHRDDHAYYSIPLAADLLDRFLPRFYDTSEVVRMKAEVLHAILCHHTEEDPLTTEAGVIRVADALDMERGRSRIPYEKGGRGINTLSSQAIDNVTLEPGDSKAVLVEIEMVNAAGVYQVDNLLKAKLHKSGLEDHVRIVAVNTKADDQLVERIEL from the coding sequence ATGGCCGAAGCAACAGACGACGTCACGGACAACGGCGGGCGGAAGTACGACCCCGAGGCGAGCCACAGTTTCCCGGACGAGAAACTCAACGAGATTCTCCCGACGCTCCTCGACGACCCCGAGGTGAACACGTACCTCAAGGCGCAGAACGTCAACGCCGTCACCCGAAAGGGGTACAACGACCACGGCGAGAAGCACATCGAAATCGTCCGCAACCGTGCGCTGCGCCTGTACGACCTCCTGAAGGCCGGCGGCGTCGAGTTCAACGGCGCCTCCGAGCAGGGACTGAACGAGGAGGACGAGGCGGTCATCGTCGCCCTCGCGGCCACCATCCACGACATCGGGCACGTGGTCCACCGGGACGACCACGCCTACTACTCGATTCCGCTCGCCGCCGACCTGTTGGACCGCTTCCTCCCGCGGTTCTACGACACCTCGGAAGTCGTCCGGATGAAGGCGGAAGTGCTCCACGCCATCCTCTGTCACCACACCGAGGAGGACCCTCTGACGACGGAGGCGGGCGTCATCCGCGTCGCGGACGCACTCGACATGGAACGCGGCCGGTCTCGAATCCCGTACGAGAAGGGCGGACGCGGCATCAACACGCTGTCCAGTCAGGCGATAGACAACGTGACGCTCGAACCCGGCGACAGCAAGGCCGTCCTCGTCGAGATAGAGATGGTCAACGCCGCCGGCGTCTACCAGGTGGACAACCTCCTGAAGGCGAAACTCCACAAGTCCGGACTGGAGGACCACGTCCGCATCGTCGCGGTCAACACGAAGGCCGACGACCAACTCGTCGAGCGCATCGAACTGTAG
- a CDS encoding Sec-independent protein translocase subunit TatA/TatB codes for MSTIVPLFPGIPGGPELLIVLLVLVLLFGANKIPKLARSTGQAMGEFQRGRNEIEEELKQMENGDEDDEEDEETTTATSTSTSTSSETN; via the coding sequence ATGTCAACCATAGTACCCCTGTTCCCAGGGATCCCGGGTGGGCCGGAGCTCCTCATCGTGCTGCTCGTCCTCGTGCTGCTGTTCGGGGCGAACAAGATTCCGAAGCTCGCTCGGTCCACGGGTCAGGCCATGGGCGAGTTCCAGCGCGGACGCAACGAAATCGAAGAAGAGCTCAAGCAGATGGAGAACGGCGACGAAGACGACGAGGAGGACGAGGAGACGACGACGGCCACCTCCACCTCCACCTCGACGTCGTCGGAAACCAACTGA